A single region of the Hoeflea prorocentri genome encodes:
- a CDS encoding alpha-D-ribose 1-methylphosphonate 5-triphosphate diphosphatase — translation MSDLVLKNARLVLADEIVRGTVLVRDGLVEDIGGATAVPSAQDMEGDFVIPGLVELHTDHLEGHYAPRPKVRWNPFAAVLAHDAQICSSGITTVFDALRIGMDEDADLSAEDMRHLADAIDDGCRNDRLRADHFLHLRCEVSAADCLNGFTAFDEDDRVRLVSLMDHSPGQRQFRNLEAYSIYYQGKLKMSDEVFAAFCKKRIADSDANSDRNRKAISDACRERTIVLASHDDATLEHVDEAIEQGIQVAEFPTTFEAAKASKEAGMAVLMGAPNVVRGGSHSGNIAAQELAEHGLLDILSSDYIPFSLIQSAFDIGERVDAINLPEAIRMVSKNPAESCGLHDRGEIAIGKRGDLVRVSVDHHIPIVRTVWREGQRVA, via the coding sequence ATGTCAGATCTGGTATTGAAAAACGCCCGTCTTGTCCTTGCAGATGAAATTGTCCGGGGAACCGTCCTTGTCCGCGACGGCCTCGTCGAGGATATCGGCGGGGCCACGGCCGTTCCGTCCGCGCAGGACATGGAAGGCGACTTTGTCATCCCGGGCCTTGTGGAACTGCATACGGATCACCTTGAAGGACACTACGCACCGCGGCCCAAAGTGCGCTGGAACCCCTTTGCGGCGGTGCTCGCCCATGACGCGCAGATCTGTTCCTCCGGCATCACGACGGTGTTCGATGCGTTGCGCATCGGTATGGACGAAGACGCCGATCTGTCCGCCGAAGACATGCGCCATTTGGCCGATGCGATAGACGATGGCTGCCGCAACGATCGCCTGCGCGCCGATCACTTTCTGCATCTGCGCTGTGAAGTCTCGGCAGCCGATTGCCTCAATGGATTCACAGCCTTCGATGAGGATGACCGCGTCCGGCTCGTGTCCTTGATGGACCATTCGCCAGGCCAGCGCCAGTTCCGCAATCTTGAAGCCTACAGCATTTACTATCAGGGAAAATTGAAAATGTCCGACGAGGTCTTCGCGGCGTTTTGCAAGAAGCGCATTGCCGATTCAGATGCCAATTCCGACCGGAACCGGAAGGCGATATCGGATGCGTGCCGGGAACGCACGATTGTTTTGGCCAGCCACGACGATGCAACGCTTGAACATGTCGATGAGGCGATTGAACAGGGTATCCAGGTGGCTGAGTTCCCCACCACCTTTGAAGCGGCCAAGGCCTCGAAGGAAGCAGGCATGGCGGTTCTCATGGGTGCCCCCAACGTGGTGCGCGGAGGATCGCACTCCGGCAACATCGCGGCCCAGGAACTGGCGGAACACGGACTGCTCGATATCCTGTCCTCCGACTATATTCCATTCAGCCTGATCCAGTCGGCCTTCGACATCGGCGAGCGTGTGGATGCGATCAACCTGCCCGAGGCGATCCGTATGGTGTCCAAGAACCCGGCGGAATCCTGCGGTCTTCACGACCGAGGCGAGATCGCGATCGGCAAACGCGGCGATCTGGTGCGCGTCAGTGTCGATCATCATATTCCGATTGTCCGCACCGTGTGGCGGGAGGGGCAAAGGGTCGCGTAA
- a CDS encoding DapH/DapD/GlmU-related protein codes for MSKGLSEKPLIHDTAVVRDCMVGRYTEIDERCQLVECDFGDYSYMIRDSEAWAAKIGKFVNIASHVRINATNHPIWRATQHHFTYRAGDYFEGESHEESFFDWRRGNAITIGHDVWIGHGAIILPGVSVGNGAVVGAGAVVTKDVEPYTIVAGVPAKPIRRRFAEETAARMDALSWWDWEHDRLHRALADFRALTAEQFLETYAG; via the coding sequence ATGAGCAAGGGGCTTTCCGAAAAGCCGCTGATCCATGACACGGCGGTGGTGCGCGATTGCATGGTCGGGCGCTACACAGAAATCGATGAGCGTTGCCAACTGGTCGAGTGCGATTTTGGCGACTATTCCTATATGATCCGCGATAGCGAAGCCTGGGCGGCGAAGATCGGCAAATTCGTCAACATCGCAAGCCACGTCCGTATCAACGCGACCAATCATCCGATATGGCGCGCGACGCAACATCATTTCACCTATCGCGCTGGTGATTATTTTGAGGGCGAAAGCCACGAAGAGTCCTTCTTCGACTGGCGCAGGGGCAATGCGATCACCATCGGTCATGATGTGTGGATCGGCCATGGCGCGATCATCCTGCCCGGCGTCTCCGTCGGCAATGGCGCGGTGGTTGGCGCCGGGGCGGTCGTAACGAAAGACGTCGAGCCCTATACGATTGTCGCCGGCGTTCCGGCCAAGCCGATCAGGAGGCGGTTTGCTGAGGAAACCGCTGCCCGCATGGATGCCCTGTCCTGGTGGGATTGGGAGCACGACAGACTGCATCGGGCGCTTGCGGATTTCCGCGCGCTGACCGCTGAACAGTTCTTGGAAACATACGCCGGTTGA
- the phnC gene encoding phosphonate ABC transporter ATP-binding protein: MLILENVTRRFGSFAAVENVSVQIPQGQMVGVIGRSGAGKSTLLRMLNRLIDPSDGVVRFNEVQVSSLKGAALRNWQRDCAMIFQQFNLVPRLNVLTNVMLGRLNHRSTLLNLAGSWSRSERAMAIMALERLGIAQTALQRAGTLSGGQQQRVAIARALMQSPKMLLADEPIASLDPLNAQIVMDSLKSINQEEGITVITNLHTLDTARTYCERVIGMAGGKVVFDGPADQLTADAVRMIYGAEGEDLSEGITSTSLGSSGGTESIGSLEPAA; this comes from the coding sequence ATGCTAATACTGGAAAATGTGACACGCAGGTTTGGCAGTTTTGCCGCTGTCGAAAATGTATCGGTTCAGATCCCGCAGGGGCAGATGGTCGGTGTCATAGGCCGGTCCGGGGCCGGCAAATCCACGCTCCTTCGCATGCTCAACAGGCTGATCGACCCCAGCGACGGTGTGGTTCGCTTCAATGAGGTGCAGGTATCCTCCCTGAAGGGCGCGGCGCTTAGAAACTGGCAGCGCGACTGCGCGATGATCTTCCAGCAGTTCAACCTTGTTCCACGGCTCAACGTGCTGACGAATGTCATGCTGGGCCGGCTCAATCATCGCTCCACGCTGCTGAACCTTGCCGGTTCCTGGTCGCGCAGCGAGCGGGCGATGGCCATCATGGCTCTCGAAAGGCTTGGCATAGCGCAGACGGCCCTGCAGCGCGCCGGCACGCTATCGGGCGGTCAGCAGCAGCGCGTGGCCATCGCACGGGCGCTGATGCAGAGCCCGAAGATGCTACTGGCGGATGAACCGATCGCCTCGCTCGATCCCCTCAACGCGCAGATTGTCATGGATTCGCTCAAGAGCATCAATCAGGAGGAGGGGATCACTGTCATCACCAACCTCCATACGCTTGATACGGCCAGGACCTATTGCGAGCGCGTCATCGGCATGGCCGGCGGCAAGGTGGTCTTTGACGGACCCGCCGATCAACTGACTGCCGACGCCGTCCGCATGATCTACGGCGCGGAAGGTGAGGATTTGTCGGAAGGAATCACCTCGACGAGCCTTGGCTCGTCTGGCGGCACGGAATCGATCGGCTCCCTCGAACCGGCTGCCTGA
- the phnL gene encoding phosphonate C-P lyase system protein PhnL has translation MPTPLVVSEVSKSFTMHLRDGICLPVVEDVSFAVAAGECVVLGGPSGIGKSSILKMLYGNYAVDQGQILMTHDEVTIDIASADPRSVLSMRRDFVGYVSQFLRTVPRVSAIDVVAEPLLARGVEGAEARERASVLLEKLNLPERLWTLPPATFSGGEQQRVNIARGFITDHPLLLLDEPTASLDALNRAVVVELILEKKERGTALLGIFHDQDVREKVADRVLDVSHFAAGKDAA, from the coding sequence ATGCCAACGCCACTTGTTGTTTCGGAAGTCTCCAAGAGTTTCACCATGCATCTTCGCGACGGCATTTGCCTGCCGGTTGTCGAAGATGTGAGTTTCGCCGTGGCGGCGGGCGAATGCGTCGTGCTCGGTGGTCCATCCGGAATCGGCAAGAGCTCGATCCTCAAGATGCTCTACGGCAACTACGCAGTCGATCAGGGACAGATCCTGATGACGCATGATGAGGTGACGATCGATATCGCCAGCGCCGATCCGCGCTCTGTGCTTTCCATGCGCCGCGATTTCGTCGGTTATGTCAGCCAGTTCCTGCGCACCGTGCCGCGCGTCTCCGCCATCGATGTGGTGGCCGAACCGCTGCTTGCCCGTGGCGTCGAAGGCGCAGAGGCACGCGAACGTGCGTCGGTTCTGCTTGAGAAGCTCAATCTGCCCGAGCGCCTTTGGACACTGCCGCCTGCGACCTTCTCCGGCGGGGAACAGCAACGCGTCAACATAGCGCGGGGCTTCATCACCGATCATCCGCTGTTGTTGCTGGATGAGCCGACGGCGTCGCTTGATGCGCTCAACCGGGCCGTGGTGGTCGAACTGATCCTTGAGAAAAAAGAGAGGGGCACGGCGCTTCTCGGCATCTTCCACGATCAGGACGTGCGCGAGAAAGTCGCCGACCGCGTTCTGGACGTGTCGCATTTTGCAGCCGGAAAGGATGCCGCATGA
- the phnE gene encoding phosphonate ABC transporter, permease protein PhnE, which yields MSTAVPPVQLSAEGRIVERHWQEMLFKRRLYTWAGVIGLAVALGASLWFANETNAGKFFDRLPHFFDFIGDLMPRDGWEVWRAMFDLPSPYADGSLKYDYPDGRYYLTESFYIPEYVYKMVVTINIALMATLIGFAFGFILCFLAASNLVTRRWLRFFVRRFMELLRAFPEIVIAGFFLAILSLGPIPAIIAVAIHTIGALGKMFFEVVENADMRPEEGLRASGGNWVERVWFGIVPQVMPNFLSYSLLRFEINVRASTIIGAVGGGGIGETLRLSISRGHEAKTLAIILLLFVTIVAVDQLSASLRKRIVGNQAFEFGRGG from the coding sequence ATGAGCACCGCCGTTCCTCCCGTTCAGCTTTCCGCTGAGGGCCGTATTGTCGAACGACACTGGCAGGAAATGCTCTTCAAGCGCCGCCTTTATACCTGGGCGGGCGTGATCGGTCTCGCGGTGGCGCTCGGTGCTTCGTTGTGGTTCGCAAACGAAACCAATGCCGGCAAGTTCTTTGACCGGTTGCCGCACTTCTTCGATTTTATCGGCGATCTCATGCCTCGCGACGGATGGGAAGTCTGGCGCGCCATGTTCGATCTGCCGTCGCCCTATGCGGATGGAAGCCTGAAATATGACTACCCCGACGGCCGTTATTATTTGACCGAGAGTTTCTACATTCCGGAATATGTCTACAAGATGGTGGTGACCATCAACATTGCGCTGATGGCGACACTGATCGGCTTCGCCTTCGGGTTCATACTTTGCTTCCTTGCCGCCTCGAACCTTGTAACGCGCCGCTGGCTGCGTTTTTTCGTCCGCCGCTTCATGGAACTCCTCCGGGCGTTCCCCGAAATTGTCATCGCCGGCTTCTTCCTCGCCATTTTGTCGCTTGGCCCGATACCGGCGATCATCGCGGTGGCGATCCACACGATCGGCGCGCTCGGCAAGATGTTCTTCGAAGTGGTTGAGAATGCCGATATGCGACCTGAGGAGGGCCTGCGGGCATCCGGCGGCAATTGGGTCGAACGTGTCTGGTTCGGCATCGTTCCGCAGGTCATGCCGAATTTTCTGTCCTACAGCCTGCTGCGTTTCGAGATCAATGTGCGTGCCTCGACCATTATCGGCGCGGTCGGCGGCGGCGGCATCGGCGAGACATTGCGCCTGTCGATCAGCCGCGGACACGAGGCCAAGACGCTGGCGATCATTCTGCTGCTCTTCGTCACGATCGTCGCCGTCGACCAGCTTTCCGCCAGTTTGCGCAAGCGCATCGTCGGCAACCAGGCTTTTGAATTCGGAAGGGGAGGCTAA
- a CDS encoding DMT family transporter, whose translation MILRGTVKSNPSTVVAVCWALGAALIFTLVFASGKFVSAQANPMQVVFMRYAGAAVVISLVVLMFHGGFSKVRSTMPVLHVARAVSGVTGELCIIAAPLFIDYEDATAITLTNGVIAMILAVFLLKERAGPKHWCAAMICLAGAMLIARSEAGSAGDGSATLGVGIALFGAMLSGAELFFIKLLTDRERPIVIMLHVNIIAVFMLAAPTIWLWQPLGGASLLWLICIGPLALLGQLCWIRAFQNADAVVVVPVGYASVPIAAVLGFLAFGQSLGPVQALGGLLVVAGGVLLSRLPASQPARPQEAQ comes from the coding sequence ATGATTCTGCGAGGAACCGTGAAATCAAATCCGTCGACTGTTGTTGCCGTGTGCTGGGCGCTTGGAGCGGCGCTGATCTTCACGCTGGTTTTTGCCTCCGGTAAGTTCGTCAGTGCGCAGGCAAATCCCATGCAGGTGGTCTTTATGCGCTATGCCGGCGCTGCCGTGGTCATCAGCCTTGTGGTTTTGATGTTCCATGGTGGGTTCTCGAAAGTGCGCAGCACCATGCCGGTCCTGCATGTGGCCCGCGCCGTCAGCGGCGTGACCGGGGAGCTCTGCATTATCGCCGCGCCGCTTTTCATCGACTATGAGGACGCCACCGCGATCACGCTGACAAATGGTGTCATCGCAATGATCCTGGCTGTTTTTCTGCTCAAGGAGCGCGCCGGTCCGAAACACTGGTGCGCGGCCATGATCTGTCTCGCGGGCGCGATGCTGATTGCCCGGAGCGAGGCGGGCTCGGCGGGGGATGGATCGGCAACCCTTGGTGTTGGTATCGCCCTGTTCGGCGCCATGCTTTCCGGCGCGGAGTTGTTTTTCATCAAGCTGCTGACGGACCGGGAACGGCCGATCGTCATCATGCTTCACGTCAATATCATTGCCGTCTTCATGCTTGCCGCCCCGACCATCTGGCTCTGGCAGCCGCTCGGCGGCGCGAGCCTTCTGTGGCTCATATGCATCGGTCCGCTGGCGCTTCTCGGTCAGCTTTGCTGGATAAGGGCATTCCAGAATGCCGATGCCGTGGTGGTCGTCCCGGTCGGTTACGCGTCCGTTCCGATTGCCGCCGTTCTCGGCTTCCTGGCGTTCGGTCAATCACTGGGGCCGGTGCAGGCTTTAGGGGGCCTGCTTGTCGTTGCCGGCGGTGTCCTGTTGTCGCGCTTGCCGGCAAGCCAGCCGGCTCGACCGCAAGAAGCGCAGTGA
- the phnE gene encoding phosphonate ABC transporter, permease protein PhnE yields the protein MKTPSADTIDSLASRHEAVFHRPVLERWRAPIILTVVGAYLIFAWSLFGIGTAFKNGNWDIAGNYLADWISYEVRPDIEYDGDYLQVEFPRFSPLGSDPDPVWLRKTTDNVEREVIVDTGGGIGTETSTRSRVNSFMMPGAPGTQEGGTGDTSLGNSFMAPQAQTARPAEEINTSGRTQMVTQTVVTRVDLELGPARINIEPGQVSVDYHGETFVVDVVPDTSVTANGPLPQWAQQMQAGGDILMKFGFAGTLEVENDEVKVRHRFLGWENFWFDTASPFWGMGFAEVMRTISSGDRIKPEMSNLALAWDNFLYNAEWQHADVWIKLLQTIVMAFVGTLFATLLAFPLSFAAARNITRSWIANQFIKRLFDFLRCVDMLIWALFFTRAFGPGPLAGISAIFFTDTGTLGKLYAEALENVDDKQREGIRSVGASPVLVQRYGVVPQVLPVFASQSLYFWESNTRSATIIGAVGAGGIGLKLWEAMRTNADWENVAYMVLLVLATVFIFDSISNAIRSRLIGREPKAA from the coding sequence ATGAAGACGCCGTCCGCTGACACCATCGATAGCCTTGCCTCCCGTCACGAGGCTGTGTTTCACAGGCCGGTTCTGGAACGCTGGCGGGCACCCATTATCCTGACGGTGGTCGGCGCCTATCTCATATTTGCATGGTCGCTTTTCGGTATCGGAACCGCCTTCAAGAACGGCAATTGGGATATTGCCGGCAATTATCTTGCCGACTGGATCAGCTACGAGGTGCGCCCCGATATCGAATATGATGGCGATTATCTGCAGGTCGAGTTTCCGCGTTTTTCGCCGCTTGGCAGCGATCCGGATCCGGTCTGGTTGCGAAAGACGACCGATAATGTCGAGCGTGAGGTCATTGTCGATACCGGTGGAGGCATCGGTACGGAGACCAGCACACGTTCAAGGGTGAACTCCTTCATGATGCCGGGTGCGCCGGGTACACAGGAGGGCGGTACCGGCGACACCTCGTTGGGCAACAGCTTCATGGCTCCGCAGGCGCAGACCGCCCGACCGGCCGAAGAGATCAATACGTCCGGCAGGACGCAGATGGTGACGCAGACGGTTGTCACACGTGTTGATCTTGAACTCGGACCCGCCAGGATCAACATCGAGCCGGGCCAGGTAAGCGTTGATTACCATGGCGAGACCTTTGTCGTAGATGTTGTTCCCGATACCTCTGTGACCGCTAACGGACCGCTGCCTCAATGGGCGCAGCAAATGCAGGCCGGCGGCGATATCCTGATGAAGTTCGGCTTTGCCGGCACGCTTGAAGTCGAAAATGACGAGGTCAAGGTTCGTCACCGCTTCCTCGGGTGGGAAAATTTCTGGTTCGACACGGCTTCGCCGTTCTGGGGCATGGGGTTTGCCGAGGTGATGAGAACAATTTCGAGCGGCGATCGGATCAAGCCGGAGATGTCAAATCTTGCCCTTGCTTGGGACAACTTTCTTTACAATGCCGAATGGCAGCATGCCGATGTCTGGATCAAGCTGCTCCAGACGATTGTCATGGCATTTGTCGGGACGCTCTTTGCGACGCTGCTCGCTTTCCCCCTGTCATTTGCAGCCGCCCGGAACATCACGCGAAGCTGGATCGCCAACCAGTTCATCAAGCGCCTGTTCGACTTCCTGCGCTGTGTCGATATGCTGATCTGGGCGCTGTTCTTTACCCGCGCCTTCGGGCCGGGGCCGCTTGCCGGCATATCGGCGATCTTCTTCACAGATACCGGAACGCTCGGAAAGCTCTATGCGGAGGCGTTGGAGAATGTTGACGACAAACAGCGCGAAGGCATCCGGTCGGTTGGCGCGTCGCCGGTTCTGGTTCAGCGCTACGGCGTGGTTCCGCAGGTCCTGCCTGTCTTTGCCAGCCAGTCGCTTTATTTCTGGGAATCGAACACCCGCTCGGCCACCATCATCGGTGCCGTCGGCGCCGGCGGGATCGGTCTGAAACTCTGGGAAGCGATGCGCACGAATGCAGACTGGGAAAATGTCGCCTATATGGTTCTGCTAGTCCTGGCGACCGTCTTCATCTTCGACTCTATCTCTAACGCCATTCGCAGCCGCCTGATCGGGCGCGAGCCGAAAGCCGCCTAG
- the phnN gene encoding phosphonate metabolism protein/1,5-bisphosphokinase (PRPP-forming) PhnN encodes MSSAPERSTLPGDHAVTRGTFIAVVGPSGAGKDTLMNRARRELTDRSDLFFVRRVITRPADGATENHIPCTPEAFEQKLGNDGFAFHWDAHGLRYGLPIEIDERIAAGHRAVCNGSRAALDGLSRHYANFRVIEITASAEVLANRLAARGRENPEDIRARLERSAVLNARWPGAMVIDNSGDIDTASRALVEAILSHG; translated from the coding sequence ATGTCGTCAGCCCCTGAACGATCCACCCTGCCGGGCGATCATGCCGTTACGCGCGGTACTTTCATTGCCGTGGTCGGGCCAAGCGGGGCCGGCAAGGACACGCTGATGAATCGCGCCCGTCGTGAACTCACTGACCGTTCCGACCTGTTTTTCGTCCGCCGCGTCATCACCAGGCCTGCCGATGGCGCGACCGAGAACCATATTCCCTGCACCCCTGAGGCATTTGAACAAAAGCTAGGCAATGACGGTTTTGCTTTCCATTGGGATGCGCACGGCCTCAGATATGGCCTGCCAATAGAGATTGACGAGCGCATCGCAGCCGGTCATCGCGCCGTATGCAACGGTTCGCGTGCGGCGCTGGATGGCCTCAGCCGGCACTATGCCAATTTTCGCGTCATCGAGATCACGGCCTCGGCGGAGGTTCTGGCGAACCGCCTTGCTGCCCGGGGCAGAGAAAACCCGGAGGATATCCGCGCCCGGCTTGAAAGAAGCGCGGTTCTGAACGCCAGATGGCCCGGCGCCATGGTGATTGATAACAGCGGCGACATCGACACGGCCTCACGCGCACTCGTGGAGGCTATCCTGTCACACGGTTAG
- a CDS encoding DUF1045 domain-containing protein: MRYAIYFAPPSSDPLTRVATNWLGRDAFTDETVEAPAISGLNDAEIAFHTASPRRYGFHGTLKAPFSLASGMSENELVTELASFSGSVQSFEIPKLSITRIGAFFALVPDNPVAELEDLAARCVRDFEAYRAPLDDAEIERRSPQHLTPPQLANLQRWGYPYVFEEFRFHMTLTGPVGSADAPRIEQALHAFFDPVLSEPVEVRNIALFTEAETGAPFKVHTLFPLLADEQRRYA, encoded by the coding sequence ATGCGGTATGCAATTTATTTCGCGCCGCCCTCGAGTGATCCTTTGACCCGCGTTGCGACCAATTGGCTGGGGCGCGACGCCTTTACCGATGAGACGGTTGAAGCCCCGGCCATTTCCGGTCTCAACGATGCGGAAATTGCTTTTCACACTGCGTCGCCGCGTCGCTACGGTTTTCACGGGACACTCAAGGCACCATTCAGCTTAGCCTCCGGCATGAGTGAAAACGAGCTTGTGACAGAACTGGCATCGTTTTCCGGATCGGTTCAATCATTTGAGATACCAAAGCTCTCCATTACCCGTATCGGCGCCTTCTTTGCGCTCGTGCCGGACAATCCGGTCGCCGAGCTCGAAGACCTTGCAGCCAGATGCGTGCGTGACTTTGAGGCCTATCGAGCGCCGCTGGACGATGCCGAGATCGAACGCCGCTCGCCTCAACATCTGACTCCGCCGCAACTGGCCAATCTGCAGCGATGGGGCTATCCTTATGTCTTTGAGGAGTTCCGATTCCATATGACCCTGACCGGGCCTGTCGGATCAGCCGATGCACCCCGGATCGAGCAGGCCTTGCACGCATTCTTCGACCCGGTGCTGAGCGAGCCGGTTGAGGTTCGCAACATTGCGCTGTTTACCGAAGCTGAAACCGGCGCGCCGTTCAAGGTCCATACCCTCTTTCCGCTGCTTGCCGATGAGCAGCGGCGCTACGCATAG
- the phnD gene encoding phosphonate ABC transporter substrate-binding protein — translation MFKKTLLGAVALTIMTAGMVQAEDLKVFRIGILGGENEADRLRNFQCLVDQLPAAIGVEKVSLFPAADYDGVVQGLLGGTLDYAELGASGYAKVYLSDPKAVEPILTTIQTDGSTGYYAVMVARKDSGIKSLADMKGKKLGFADPDSTSGYLVPSVSLPGDVGTTIEEYFGETGFGGGHENLVLEVVKGNFDAGTTWSSGVGKFDDGYTSGNLRKMVDKGILDMGELVQVWQSPQIPNGPIVVRSSMDPDMKAKFKEFMMALPQKDPACFSAIQGGDYKGFTEVDENFYKTIIAARKAKIGS, via the coding sequence ATGTTCAAGAAAACGCTACTTGGTGCCGTTGCACTCACAATCATGACGGCCGGAATGGTGCAGGCCGAAGACCTGAAGGTATTCCGTATCGGTATTCTCGGCGGTGAAAACGAAGCCGACCGTCTTCGCAACTTCCAGTGCCTGGTCGATCAGCTTCCGGCTGCGATCGGCGTCGAAAAGGTCTCGCTCTTTCCCGCTGCCGACTATGACGGCGTCGTTCAAGGCCTGCTCGGCGGCACGCTCGACTATGCGGAGCTGGGCGCATCCGGCTACGCCAAGGTCTATCTGTCGGATCCCAAGGCTGTTGAGCCGATCCTGACGACCATCCAGACGGACGGCTCCACCGGCTACTATGCTGTCATGGTCGCCCGCAAGGACTCCGGCATCAAATCGCTTGCCGACATGAAGGGCAAGAAGCTCGGATTTGCCGATCCGGATTCCACCTCGGGTTATCTGGTGCCGAGCGTCTCGCTTCCAGGCGATGTCGGCACGACGATCGAAGAATATTTCGGCGAGACCGGCTTTGGCGGCGGCCATGAGAACCTGGTTCTTGAAGTGGTCAAAGGCAATTTCGATGCCGGCACCACCTGGTCATCGGGCGTCGGCAAATTCGACGACGGCTATACGTCCGGCAATCTGCGCAAGATGGTCGACAAGGGCATCCTCGACATGGGTGAACTTGTTCAGGTCTGGCAGTCGCCGCAGATTCCGAACGGTCCAATTGTTGTTCGTTCGTCTATGGACCCGGACATGAAAGCCAAGTTCAAGGAATTCATGATGGCTCTTCCGCAGAAGGACCCGGCCTGCTTCAGCGCCATTCAGGGCGGTGACTACAAGGGTTTCACCGAGGTCGACGAGAACTTCTACAAAACCATCATCGCCGCGCGTAAGGCGAAGATCGGCAGCTAG
- the phnK gene encoding phosphonate C-P lyase system protein PhnK, translated as MSDLPLLRVSAMTKFYGSRVGCKDVSFELWPGEVLAVVGESGSGKTTLLNAISTRLPPTSGTVEYRMRDGQLRDLYRMGEAERRFLMRTDWGFVHQNPADGLRMTVSAGANVGERLMAIGERHYGNIRDTASEWLGRVEIETDRIDDQPRDFSGGMRQRLQIARNLVTGPRLVFMDEPTGGLDVSVQARLLDLVRGLVNDLGLSAIVVTHDLAVARLLSHRMMVMKGGVVVEHGLTDRVLDDPREPYTQLLVSSILQV; from the coding sequence ATGAGTGACTTGCCCCTGTTGCGCGTCAGCGCGATGACCAAGTTCTATGGCAGCCGCGTCGGCTGCAAGGACGTGTCCTTTGAACTTTGGCCGGGTGAAGTGCTGGCGGTGGTTGGTGAATCCGGCTCCGGCAAGACAACACTCCTGAACGCCATCTCCACGCGATTGCCGCCGACATCGGGAACGGTCGAATACCGCATGCGTGACGGCCAGTTGCGCGACCTCTACCGTATGGGTGAGGCGGAGCGCCGGTTCCTCATGCGCACCGACTGGGGCTTCGTTCATCAGAACCCGGCGGACGGGCTGCGCATGACCGTTTCAGCCGGTGCGAATGTCGGCGAGCGCCTGATGGCCATCGGTGAACGCCATTACGGAAACATCCGCGACACGGCGAGTGAATGGCTTGGCCGCGTGGAGATCGAAACCGACCGCATTGACGATCAGCCGCGAGATTTTTCCGGCGGCATGCGTCAGCGTCTGCAGATCGCCCGCAACCTCGTTACCGGCCCGCGCCTCGTTTTCATGGACGAGCCGACCGGCGGGCTGGACGTTTCCGTCCAGGCGCGTCTGCTTGATCTGGTGCGTGGCCTCGTCAACGATCTCGGCCTTTCGGCCATTGTCGTCACGCATGATCTGGCCGTCGCTCGCCTCCTGTCGCACCGCATGATGGTGATGAAGGGAGGGGTCGTTGTCGAACACGGGCTGACGGACCGCGTGCTCGACGATCCGCGCGAGCCTTATACGCAATTGCTCGTCTCATCGATCCTGCAGGTTTAG